The region GCTGAAGTTTTGAAAAGCGCAAGAGAAGCTAAGGGATTATTGCTAAGAGAAGTTGCTTATTTGATTGATTCTGACACAGCATTAGTAAGTAAGTTTGAAAAAGGTGATAGAAAACCCACAAGAATACAAATAGATAAGTTAGCCACAGCTCTATCTTTAAATAAAAATGAACT is a window of Flavobacterium indicum GPTSA100-9 = DSM 17447 DNA encoding:
- a CDS encoding helix-turn-helix domain-containing protein — encoded protein: MESLAEVLKSAREAKGLLLREVAYLIDSDTALVSKFEKGDRKPTRIQIDKLATALSLNKNELQAIWLSDKLLDSLKNEEVALEALKLAEIKMIKSRK